A window of the Gemmatirosa kalamazoonensis genome harbors these coding sequences:
- a CDS encoding tetratricopeptide repeat protein, giving the protein MKFRRAVPMLGLLSTLAAPAYAQVAAGACNIDQNKPGSVKNATLSLVRLQGATTPEARGRILTDVIKQLSAEKSQDNPAGRNYMLAQALIAWAAEPGMGGTVPRSSLGYATDPSATIDVLAAADSALKRLAEAAPGCAQQVAQMRQNQAWLNQINAAIAALNGGKADSAEYYANRSLLMYQGSPYAYHVLSAVAQNKNDDAAATRYWQKVVETAGTDTTYRDIRNSAMYNIAVTKAQAVESATGAAQKQAAKDAASALQAFIASAPSSPDALRAQPTLARMLLISGDTAAVAASYADQLANSAKYTDLALTQAGVTASQIGKPADAARLFQAALEQNPYERDALNNLSATLLSMKQYEKILPIAQRLVQVDPSNPDNYAFISLAYNGMANAAAAGTAAKKALNDSAFKYYQMSEAMPVKVTFTEFTRGDNRAVVGMVVEGVQANAPAPASSTPARPGAARAGAAAPKPAAPAAAAPKTYTIKFDFLDKSGNVIDSQTQTVGPVAPGDRKPVRFESTKPGIAGFRYAPLS; this is encoded by the coding sequence ATGAAGTTCCGTCGCGCCGTGCCCATGCTGGGCCTGCTGTCGACGCTCGCCGCCCCGGCCTACGCCCAGGTGGCGGCTGGCGCCTGCAACATCGATCAGAACAAGCCGGGGTCCGTGAAGAACGCGACGCTGAGCCTCGTCCGCCTGCAGGGCGCGACCACGCCTGAGGCGCGTGGCCGCATCCTGACGGACGTGATCAAGCAGCTCAGCGCCGAGAAGTCGCAGGACAATCCGGCGGGGCGCAACTACATGCTCGCGCAGGCGCTCATCGCGTGGGCCGCGGAGCCGGGGATGGGCGGCACCGTGCCGCGTTCGTCGCTCGGCTACGCCACCGATCCGTCGGCGACGATCGACGTGCTCGCGGCGGCCGACTCGGCGCTGAAGCGGCTCGCCGAGGCGGCGCCGGGATGCGCGCAGCAGGTCGCCCAGATGCGCCAGAACCAAGCATGGCTGAACCAGATCAACGCCGCGATCGCGGCGCTGAACGGCGGCAAGGCCGACTCCGCGGAGTACTACGCGAACCGCTCGCTCCTCATGTACCAGGGGAGCCCGTACGCGTACCACGTCCTCTCCGCCGTCGCGCAGAACAAGAACGACGACGCCGCCGCGACGCGCTACTGGCAGAAGGTCGTCGAGACGGCGGGCACCGACACCACGTACCGCGACATACGCAACAGCGCGATGTACAACATCGCCGTGACGAAGGCGCAGGCCGTGGAGTCGGCGACCGGCGCGGCGCAGAAGCAGGCGGCGAAGGACGCCGCGTCGGCGCTGCAGGCGTTCATCGCCTCCGCGCCGTCGAGCCCCGACGCGCTCCGCGCGCAGCCGACGCTCGCCCGCATGCTGCTCATCTCGGGTGATACCGCGGCCGTCGCCGCGAGCTACGCCGACCAGCTCGCGAACTCGGCGAAGTACACCGACCTCGCGCTCACGCAGGCCGGCGTGACGGCGTCGCAGATCGGCAAGCCGGCGGACGCGGCGCGGCTGTTCCAGGCGGCGCTCGAGCAGAACCCGTACGAGCGCGACGCGCTGAACAACCTGAGCGCGACGCTGCTGTCGATGAAGCAGTACGAGAAGATCCTGCCGATCGCGCAGCGCCTCGTGCAGGTCGACCCGAGCAATCCCGACAACTACGCGTTCATCTCGCTCGCCTACAACGGCATGGCGAACGCCGCGGCGGCCGGCACGGCGGCGAAGAAGGCGCTGAACGACTCGGCGTTCAAGTACTACCAGATGTCGGAGGCGATGCCGGTGAAGGTCACCTTCACCGAGTTCACGCGCGGCGACAACCGCGCGGTCGTCGGCATGGTGGTGGAGGGCGTGCAGGCGAACGCACCCGCTCCCGCGTCGTCCACGCCGGCCCGTCCGGGTGCCGCGCGCGCCGGCGCCGCCGCGCCGAAGCCGGCCGCCCCCGCCGCGGCCGCGCCGAAGACGTACACGATCAAGTTCGACTTCCTCGACAAGAGCGGGAACGTGATCGACTCGCAGACGCAGACGGTCGGTCCGGTCGCGCCGGGCGACCGCAAGCCGGTGCGCTTCGAGAGCACGAAGCCCGGCATCGCCGGCTTCCGCTACGCGCCGCTGAGCTGA
- a CDS encoding L-aspartate oxidase gives MVERLRTRILVVGTGIAGLHTAWRSAEAGDVLLLTKRSLFDSSTAYAQGGIAAALGAGDSPALHREDTLAAGAALCDAEAVQVLVEEGPARVKELQLAGARFDLTPSGDFKLGREAAHSRRRIVHAQGDQTGAEVARTLIARVRESARVTVLERARVLDLIVEDVDGEPTVVGARASLAGKATEIVADATVLATGGCGQVFRYTTNPLVATGDGFAIAHRAGARLSDMEFVQFHPTALDTPENPLSLVSEAVRGEGATLVNALGERFMPKRHRLAELAPRDVVAREIFREQQRHGKVWLDARAIGAKDGVRFAERFPGITALCRARGIDPQTDLIPVTPAAHYMMGGIVTDLCGRSSLPRLYAAGEVARTGVHGANRLASNSLLEGLVFAERVARDLEATPRLKSYPRRRATWEVPPLEDRGAAQVASDAIRSVMWEHAGIDRTARGLRAGLARLEDIEARLTPGMTEERNMLDTARLIAEAALLRRESRGGHFRSDFPKDRRKWQGKHIEW, from the coding sequence ATGGTCGAACGCCTTCGCACCCGCATCCTCGTCGTCGGCACCGGCATCGCCGGCCTGCACACCGCCTGGCGCTCCGCCGAGGCGGGCGACGTCCTCCTGCTCACGAAGCGCTCGCTGTTCGACTCCTCGACCGCCTACGCGCAGGGCGGCATCGCCGCGGCCCTCGGCGCCGGGGACTCGCCGGCGCTGCACCGCGAGGACACGCTCGCCGCGGGCGCCGCGCTGTGCGACGCCGAGGCCGTGCAGGTGCTCGTCGAGGAGGGACCGGCGCGGGTGAAGGAGCTGCAGCTCGCCGGCGCGCGCTTCGACCTCACCCCGTCGGGTGACTTCAAGCTCGGTCGCGAGGCCGCGCACTCGCGCCGCCGCATCGTCCACGCGCAGGGCGACCAGACCGGCGCCGAGGTCGCGCGCACGCTCATCGCGCGCGTGCGCGAGAGCGCGCGGGTGACGGTGCTGGAGCGCGCGCGCGTGCTCGACCTCATCGTCGAGGACGTGGACGGCGAGCCCACGGTCGTCGGTGCGCGCGCGAGCCTGGCCGGCAAGGCGACGGAGATCGTCGCCGACGCGACGGTGCTCGCCACCGGCGGCTGCGGGCAGGTGTTCCGCTACACCACCAACCCGCTCGTCGCCACCGGCGACGGGTTCGCGATCGCGCATCGTGCCGGCGCGCGGCTCTCCGACATGGAGTTCGTGCAGTTCCACCCGACCGCGCTCGACACGCCGGAGAACCCGCTGTCGCTCGTCAGCGAGGCGGTGCGCGGCGAGGGCGCGACGCTCGTGAACGCGCTCGGCGAGCGCTTCATGCCGAAGCGCCACCGGCTCGCCGAGCTGGCGCCGCGCGACGTGGTGGCGCGCGAGATCTTCCGCGAGCAGCAGCGCCACGGCAAGGTGTGGCTCGATGCGCGCGCGATCGGCGCGAAGGACGGCGTGCGCTTCGCCGAGCGGTTTCCCGGCATCACGGCGCTCTGCCGCGCGCGCGGCATCGACCCGCAGACGGATCTCATCCCGGTGACGCCGGCCGCGCACTACATGATGGGCGGCATCGTGACGGACCTCTGCGGCCGCTCGAGCCTCCCGCGGCTCTACGCGGCCGGCGAGGTGGCGCGCACCGGCGTGCACGGCGCGAACCGTCTCGCGTCGAACTCCCTGCTCGAGGGACTCGTGTTCGCCGAGCGTGTGGCGCGCGATCTGGAGGCCACGCCGCGATTGAAGAGCTACCCCCGCCGCCGCGCCACGTGGGAGGTGCCGCCGCTCGAGGACCGCGGCGCGGCCCAGGTGGCGTCCGACGCGATCCGCTCGGTGATGTGGGAGCACGCGGGCATCGACCGCACCGCGCGCGGGCTGCGCGCGGGGCTCGCCCGCCTCGAGGACATCGAGGCGCGCCTCACGCCGGGCATGACGGAGGAGCGCAACATGCTCGACACCGCGCGGCTGATCGCCGAGGCCGCGCTGCTGCGCCGCGAGTCGCGTGGAGGGCACTTCCGCAGCGACTTCCCGAAGGACCGGCGGAAGTGGCAGGGGAAGCACATCGAATGGTGA